In a genomic window of Asticcacaulis sp.:
- a CDS encoding porin family protein yields the protein MKTLLIATAAVATLAIGSAASAQDVGHVYGSLGYQQTDNDKTDSKLGSVNARVGTKITPHFGVEGEAAFGTNDDNGVGGNYKLTNKAAVYGVGYLPVSPSFDLIGRVGVSDTDLKAPAAAGKMEQGTALDYGIGGQYHINPEYAVRADYTRSDFTGDKGNADTATLSLVKKF from the coding sequence ATGAAGACCCTTTTGATCGCCACGGCTGCCGTGGCCACCCTTGCTATCGGTTCGGCTGCCAGCGCCCAGGACGTGGGCCATGTTTATGGTTCGCTCGGCTACCAGCAGACCGACAATGACAAGACCGATTCCAAGCTGGGCAGCGTCAATGCCCGTGTCGGCACCAAGATCACCCCCCATTTCGGCGTTGAAGGCGAAGCCGCTTTCGGCACCAATGACGACAATGGCGTCGGCGGCAATTACAAGCTGACCAACAAGGCCGCTGTCTATGGCGTCGGCTATCTGCCGGTATCGCCCAGCTTCGACCTGATCGGCCGCGTCGGCGTCTCCGATACCGACCTGAAGGCCCCGGCTGCTGCTGGCAAGATGGAACAGGGCACGGCGCTCGATTACGGCATCGGCGGCCAGTATCACATTAATCCTGAGTATGCCGTTCGCGCCGATTATACGCGTTCGGATTTTACCGGTGACAAGGGTAATGCCGATACGGCTACCCTCAGTCTCGTGAAGAAGTTCTAA
- the infA gene encoding translation initiation factor IF-1, producing the protein MAKEELLEFPGTVVELLPNATFRVKLEESGHEIIAHTAGKMRKNRIRVLAGDRILVEMTPYDLTKGRITYRFK; encoded by the coding sequence ATGGCAAAAGAAGAACTGTTGGAATTTCCGGGCACGGTCGTTGAACTGCTGCCGAACGCCACTTTCCGCGTCAAGCTGGAAGAAAGCGGCCATGAAATCATCGCCCACACCGCCGGCAAGATGCGCAAGAACCGCATCCGCGTGCTGGCTGGCGACCGTATCCTGGTCGAAATGACGCCCTATGACCTGACCAAGGGTCGTATTACCTACCGCTTCAAGTAA
- a CDS encoding ribonuclease E/G, with protein sequence MITLHYESRFGLARGAVCIDGKPHLYAEGYEHNQSLTMVNVRSVARLKSKAGGLAFLSLADGSEAVLDVPQEVFAKLVEGTALEIEIIAEARQEKRARARLIGAAQGEPRRITPVQSLKDRLLAKAAAFGDFVESIVDFGALDVAEGGALNPSGPLPQGGYLSIERTRALIACDVDSAGGEGVLTPKAFAKACNERAVSDIGRRLRLSGLAGLVVIDLIGKRHDADRLRQLLLAGFGPEADRLIVGPVGKFGTLEFVRPWGATPLMDTIRSPVRAAHLLLREAAKRAESELGRLLTLRAPAATLDIIRPLLSASHDPLSAIIRLEVAAQHEVVVI encoded by the coding sequence GTGATCACCCTGCATTATGAAAGCCGGTTCGGGCTGGCGCGTGGTGCCGTCTGTATCGATGGTAAGCCGCATCTCTATGCTGAGGGCTATGAGCACAATCAATCATTGACTATGGTTAATGTCCGTTCGGTGGCGCGCCTGAAAAGCAAGGCTGGCGGCCTGGCCTTCCTGTCGCTGGCCGATGGCAGCGAAGCGGTGCTGGACGTGCCGCAGGAGGTCTTTGCCAAACTGGTTGAAGGCACCGCGCTGGAAATTGAGATCATCGCCGAGGCGCGTCAGGAGAAACGGGCACGCGCCCGGCTGATCGGTGCCGCGCAAGGCGAGCCGCGCCGGATAACGCCGGTTCAATCCCTGAAGGATCGTCTGCTGGCCAAGGCTGCCGCTTTTGGTGATTTCGTTGAATCAATCGTTGATTTTGGCGCATTGGATGTGGCCGAAGGCGGGGCGCTCAATCCGTCAGGCCCTCTGCCACAAGGCGGCTATCTTAGCATAGAGCGCACGCGCGCCCTGATCGCCTGCGATGTCGATTCGGCGGGTGGCGAGGGCGTCTTGACGCCCAAAGCCTTCGCCAAGGCGTGCAATGAGCGCGCCGTCTCCGATATCGGCCGGCGGCTGCGATTGTCCGGGCTGGCCGGACTGGTGGTCATCGACCTGATCGGCAAGCGGCATGATGCGGATCGCTTGCGCCAACTGTTACTTGCCGGCTTCGGCCCGGAGGCGGACAGGCTTATTGTCGGTCCGGTCGGCAAGTTCGGCACGCTGGAATTCGTCCGCCCCTGGGGCGCCACGCCGCTGATGGATACGATTCGGTCGCCTGTCCGGGCGGCGCACCTGTTGCTGCGCGAAGCCGCAAAACGCGCCGAAAGCGAACTAGGGCGCTTGCTGACCTTGCGCGCGCCGGCGGCCACACTAGATATTATCCGTCCGCTGCTGTCGGCGTCGCATGATCCGCTGTCGGCGATCATCCGCCTGGAAGTCGCAGCTCAGCACGAGGTTGTTGTCATATGA
- the yacG gene encoding DNA gyrase inhibitor YacG — protein sequence MIRKCTRCQKPYGEALEGVANAAKSFAPFCSKRCADVDLVHWLKGDYVIDGGGSLSVSEEDSDAGLTSATSSQDDVED from the coding sequence ATGATCCGCAAATGCACCCGCTGCCAGAAGCCTTACGGCGAGGCGCTGGAAGGCGTGGCCAATGCCGCGAAAAGCTTCGCGCCCTTCTGTTCCAAACGCTGCGCCGATGTCGACCTGGTCCACTGGCTGAAGGGGGATTATGTCATTGATGGTGGTGGCAGCCTGTCGGTCAGCGAGGAAGACAGCGATGCCGGGCTGACGTCGGCGACCTCATCACAGGATGATGTGGAAGACTGA
- a CDS encoding ATP-binding protein, producing MQAARVQASIVADSLSGALAFGDQATVSQITTAIRANPEIEALIVLDDKGIPVAHYGETITLLNGRNELRASDGFTVRVPVAEKGVVLGTVILKQRSEPLGLRLARYAGAALLLVAGLSMLTIMAFDTRALARGNRRLREVMEERERVEAALRQSQKMEALGRLTGGIAHDFNNMLAVIIGNLDLFIRRYPDADPKMLRFVSGSQEAAKRAASLTQRLLAFSRRQPLDPKATDIGRSITDLSDILRRTLGDAISIETLRAPGLWRANVDTSQFETAIINLTVNARDAMPEGGKLLIECANARLDQSDSEAGDDVTPGDYVMVAVTDTGTGMAPEILSQVFEPFFTTKPVGLGTGLGLSQVHGFVKQSGGHVSLSSEVGRGTTVKLYLPRCMDASDVPAADRIVRAAHGRRDKIVLVVDDEAGVRDFVCEALTELGYDTLSAENADQALDIFEEGTRIDILLTDVLMPGRSGRELADEALTHQKDLNVVFMTGYAQDAIVHNGKLDAGTRLLKKPFTIEQIGAELERLERTSADFINPAP from the coding sequence ATTCAGGCCGCGCGCGTCCAGGCCAGCATTGTGGCGGATTCGCTGTCAGGCGCCCTGGCTTTCGGCGATCAGGCGACCGTTTCGCAGATCACGACGGCCATTCGCGCCAATCCGGAAATCGAGGCCCTGATCGTTCTCGATGACAAGGGCATACCGGTGGCCCATTATGGCGAAACCATCACGCTCCTGAATGGCCGCAATGAACTGCGGGCCAGTGATGGCTTTACGGTGCGCGTGCCCGTGGCGGAAAAGGGCGTCGTCCTGGGCACGGTCATCCTGAAACAACGTAGCGAACCCCTGGGACTGCGGCTCGCGCGGTATGCCGGCGCCGCCCTGCTCCTGGTTGCCGGCTTGTCGATGCTGACCATCATGGCCTTTGACACCCGTGCTTTGGCCCGTGGCAACCGGCGCCTGCGTGAGGTCATGGAGGAGCGTGAACGCGTGGAAGCCGCCCTGCGTCAAAGCCAGAAAATGGAAGCGCTGGGCCGCCTGACGGGCGGCATTGCCCACGATTTCAACAACATGCTCGCCGTCATCATTGGTAATCTGGACCTGTTCATCCGCCGCTATCCCGACGCAGACCCCAAAATGCTGCGCTTTGTCAGCGGCTCGCAGGAAGCGGCCAAGCGGGCGGCGTCCCTGACCCAGCGGCTGCTGGCCTTCTCCCGCCGCCAGCCGCTCGACCCAAAGGCGACGGATATCGGCCGGTCGATCACGGATCTGTCGGATATCCTGCGCCGCACACTGGGTGACGCCATCAGTATCGAAACCCTTCGCGCGCCCGGATTGTGGCGCGCCAACGTGGATACCAGCCAGTTTGAAACGGCCATCATCAACCTTACCGTCAATGCGCGCGACGCCATGCCTGAAGGCGGCAAACTGCTGATCGAATGCGCCAATGCCCGGCTTGATCAAAGCGATTCGGAGGCAGGAGACGATGTGACGCCCGGCGACTATGTCATGGTCGCCGTCACCGATACCGGAACCGGCATGGCGCCGGAAATCCTGTCACAGGTTTTCGAGCCCTTCTTCACGACAAAACCGGTGGGACTGGGCACCGGCCTGGGCCTCAGCCAGGTTCATGGCTTCGTCAAGCAATCCGGCGGGCATGTCAGCCTGTCCAGCGAGGTCGGCCGCGGCACGACGGTGAAATTGTATCTTCCACGATGCATGGACGCCTCGGACGTCCCGGCGGCCGACCGCATCGTCCGTGCGGCACACGGGCGTCGTGACAAAATCGTGCTCGTCGTCGATGATGAGGCCGGCGTGCGGGATTTCGTCTGCGAGGCCCTGACCGAACTGGGCTATGACACCTTAAGCGCTGAAAATGCCGATCAGGCGCTCGATATCTTCGAGGAAGGGACGCGGATCGATATCCTGCTTACGGACGTCCTGATGCCCGGACGCAGCGGCCGGGAACTGGCGGATGAAGCCCTGACGCACCAGAAAGACCTGAATGTCGTGTTCATGACGGGCTATGCGCAGGACGCCATTGTCCATAACGGCAAGCTGGATGCTGGCACGAGGCTGCTCAAGAAGCCCTTCACCATCGAGCAGATCGGCGCGGAACTGGAACGACTGGAAAGGACTAGTGCAGATTTTATAAATCCCGCGCCTTAA
- a CDS encoding YfiR family protein, translating to MYKFAPFVTWPNSPGDSLTLCIIGTDPFGDVLDRAIAGQGYNGRPFRILRLPAIGADSGCAVAYLGGSSDQSVASALKALKGAPVLTVTQSSQAQGMIDFVNQQGHVRFRVDLAAAGESHLEISSKLLAMAVSVRDTSGGPQ from the coding sequence CTGTATAAGTTCGCCCCCTTCGTCACCTGGCCCAATTCCCCCGGCGACAGCCTGACCCTTTGCATCATAGGGACTGATCCGTTTGGCGATGTCCTCGACAGGGCCATAGCCGGCCAGGGTTACAACGGCCGTCCGTTTCGCATCCTGCGTCTGCCAGCAATCGGTGCGGACTCTGGCTGCGCAGTCGCCTATCTCGGCGGCTCCAGCGATCAAAGCGTCGCCTCTGCGCTGAAAGCGCTGAAAGGCGCGCCTGTCCTGACGGTCACGCAAAGCAGTCAGGCGCAAGGCATGATCGACTTTGTCAACCAGCAGGGCCATGTCCGCTTCCGTGTCGATCTGGCAGCGGCGGGTGAAAGCCATCTGGAGATCAGCTCGAAACTGCTCGCCATGGCCGTGTCGGTCAGGGATACCTCCGGAGGTCCGCAATGA
- a CDS encoding TonB-dependent receptor, with protein MNGRVVMVCAALLIGGATNGAVAQPFDLGTSPSVEDLQRLSIDELANIQITSAAKHPQALGSVAASIFIITADDIRRSGAISLPEALRLAPNLEVARLNAYSWTVTARGFNSPETANKLLVMINGRSVYEPIGGGNLWQQIDVNLGNIDRIEVIAGPGGTMWGANAVNGVVNVITKPGAQTQGFYTDVSAGSFQRAASLRYGGRLSDHIGFKVLADSFDIDRTKPFDPNDTTDDAFHGAFGSLSLTGDWEKDKLTTALMTYNNQVTGIKATFKGTMGRLTWSHDLSDGGVAVNAVISRDVRDEAMLYESRDSIVVSAQHNFRAGPHHNIIWGGEFRYWWENFESFNDFKFLDPKTTISLGSLFAQDEIALRPDLTLTMGLKAEYNSYSGTEWLPNVRLAWQRRDGSLIWGAVSRAARTPNRIERELTHPVFLQPSPDFSSEKVTAWELGWRAQPMDRLSVSLSSFYNQYDDLRTDTYPATIFPLILENGGEGETYGIEGWGKYEVMPGWRLSAGFNLLHKNFRLKPGFNDLTGLAVQGEDPAYQAQIGSQWAISPAMDLNVILRTVGKVDNAPVPAYTEADATMTWRLTDRLALSLEGLNLLHKQHLEAYDPSTTPVRYVPRSVSVRLRYGL; from the coding sequence ATGAATGGGCGCGTTGTAATGGTATGCGCGGCGCTTTTAATCGGTGGCGCGACAAACGGGGCCGTTGCCCAGCCATTCGACCTTGGCACCAGTCCGTCTGTTGAAGATCTCCAGCGGCTGTCGATCGACGAACTGGCGAATATCCAGATTACGTCAGCGGCTAAACATCCCCAGGCTCTGGGATCGGTCGCGGCCTCCATTTTCATCATCACCGCCGACGATATCCGGCGATCGGGTGCCATCAGCCTGCCCGAGGCCCTGCGCCTGGCGCCAAACCTGGAAGTGGCGCGACTTAATGCCTATAGCTGGACGGTTACGGCCCGCGGTTTCAATTCCCCGGAAACCGCCAACAAACTCCTGGTCATGATCAATGGCCGCAGCGTCTACGAACCGATCGGCGGCGGCAATCTGTGGCAGCAGATTGACGTCAACCTGGGCAATATCGACCGTATCGAGGTCATAGCCGGTCCCGGCGGCACCATGTGGGGCGCCAATGCCGTCAATGGCGTGGTCAACGTCATTACGAAGCCGGGCGCACAGACACAGGGGTTTTACACCGATGTCTCGGCCGGCAGCTTCCAGCGCGCCGCGAGCCTGCGATACGGCGGCAGGCTTTCCGACCATATCGGCTTCAAAGTCCTGGCCGACAGCTTTGACATCGACCGTACGAAACCGTTTGACCCGAACGACACGACCGACGACGCCTTCCACGGCGCCTTCGGATCGCTGAGCCTGACCGGCGACTGGGAAAAGGACAAACTGACTACCGCCCTGATGACCTACAACAATCAGGTTACGGGTATTAAGGCCACCTTCAAGGGCACAATGGGCCGCCTGACCTGGAGCCACGATCTGAGCGACGGCGGCGTGGCTGTCAATGCAGTGATCAGCCGCGATGTGCGCGATGAGGCCATGCTTTACGAAAGCCGCGACAGTATTGTCGTCTCGGCCCAGCATAATTTCCGCGCCGGCCCGCATCACAATATCATCTGGGGTGGTGAATTCCGCTACTGGTGGGAAAATTTTGAATCATTCAATGATTTCAAATTTTTGGACCCGAAAACGACCATTTCGCTGGGGTCTCTCTTTGCCCAGGATGAGATAGCGCTGCGCCCCGACCTGACGCTGACCATGGGCCTGAAGGCGGAATATAACAGCTATTCCGGCACCGAATGGCTGCCGAATGTGAGGCTGGCCTGGCAACGCCGTGACGGATCCCTGATCTGGGGCGCAGTATCCCGCGCGGCCCGGACACCGAACCGCATCGAGCGGGAACTGACCCATCCGGTTTTCCTGCAGCCCTCCCCGGACTTTTCCTCCGAAAAAGTCACGGCCTGGGAACTTGGCTGGCGCGCCCAGCCGATGGACCGGCTGTCGGTCTCGCTTTCGTCGTTTTACAATCAGTATGACGACCTGCGTACTGATACCTATCCAGCTACCATATTTCCACTTATCCTGGAAAATGGCGGCGAAGGCGAGACCTACGGGATCGAGGGATGGGGCAAGTATGAGGTCATGCCCGGCTGGCGGCTCAGCGCCGGTTTCAATCTGCTGCACAAGAACTTCCGGCTCAAGCCGGGCTTCAATGACCTGACAGGCCTGGCTGTCCAGGGCGAGGACCCCGCCTATCAGGCGCAGATCGGCTCGCAATGGGCCATATCCCCGGCCATGGACCTGAACGTCATCCTACGCACGGTCGGCAAGGTCGATAACGCGCCGGTTCCCGCCTATACTGAAGCCGATGCGACTATGACCTGGCGACTGACAGACCGGCTGGCCCTGTCGCTCGAAGGCTTGAACCTGCTTCACAAACAGCATCTTGAGGCTTACGATCCTTCGACCACACCGGTTCGTTATGTCCCGCGGTCCGTTTCTGTCAGACTGCGCTACGGCCTCTAG